A section of the Hevea brasiliensis isolate MT/VB/25A 57/8 chromosome 17, ASM3005281v1, whole genome shotgun sequence genome encodes:
- the LOC110637518 gene encoding probable WRKY transcription factor 53, which yields MENMGDWEQKTLVNELTLGRELARQLQIHLNVPSSSRETREMLVQKIQASYEKALSMLNLSSSITEPNPRGSVAIGLSESPHSLSGSPRSEDSDRDFKDLDPKDGSRKRKGTPRWTQQVRVSPAMGLEGSLDDGFSWRKYGQKGILGAKYPRGYYRCTHRIVQGCLATKQVQRSDEDPTIFDITYRGRHTCTQASHMLPPSQPLENQERINTGMEPQPPQQNLQQQSQDLLLNYRSGLKVITEGLDSHQQSVIPPFHFPSASNVKVENQVFPPSMVEKSFMGNYSPSFLSPSTSGTHYFSASSSGMYQYSFGGNQNFRTSAESELTDKISAATSTTDSPTVGLDPFSNVEFDPNFTFDNSGFLS from the exons ATGGAGAACATGGGGGATTGGGAGCAAAAGACTCTTGTAAACGAACTAACGCTAGGGAGAGAGTTAGCAAGGCAACTCCAAATCCACCTCAACGTCCCATCATCTTCTCGAGAAACCCGTGAAATGTTGGTCCAGAAGATCCAAGCTTCTTATGAAAAGGCACTTTCGATGCTAAATTTGAGCAGCTCAATAACAGAGCCAAATCCCAGAGGATCGGTAGCCATTGGATTGTCTGAGTCCCCGCATTCCCTTAGTGGAAGTCCCCGGAGTGAAGACTCTGACCGGGACTTCAAGGACCTCGACCCTAAAGATGGGTCTAGGAAAAG GAAAGGCACGCCAAGGTGGACACAACAAGTGCGAGTTAGCCCAGCGATGGGACTAGAAGGGTCTCTTGATGATGGCTTTAGCTGGAGAAAATATGGCCAGAAGGGCATACTTGGAGCTAAATATCCAAG GGGCTATTATAGGTGCACTCATCGAATTGTCCAAGGATGTTTGGCAACAAAGCAAGTGCAACGATCAGATGAAGACCCTACCATCTTCGACATTACCTACCGTGGAAGGCACACTTGCACCCAAGCCTCCCATATGCTCCCTCCTTCACAGCCACTCGAGAATCAGGAACGAATAAATACCGGTATGGAGCCCCAGCCACCCCAACAAAATCTACAACAACAATCGCAAGATCTCTTGTTGAACTATCGTTCGGGCCTTAAAGTCATAACCGAAGGATTGGACTCGCATCAGCAATCAGTTATTCCTCCCTTTCACTTCCCTTCTGCATCAAATGTTAAGGTAGAAAACCAAGTGTTTCCGCCTTCTATGGTGGAAAAGAGCTTCATGGGGAATTATTCTCCCTCTTTCCTATCTCCTTCGACGTCCGGAACACACTATTTCTCTGCATCTTCAAGTGGGATGTACCAGTACAGCTTTGGAGGGAATCAGAATTTTCGGACTTCTGCTGAGTCTGAGCTGACTGACAAAATATCTGCTGCCACTTCAACTACCGACTCTCCCACTGTTGGTTTGGACCCATTTAGCAATGTAGAATTTGATCCAAACTTCACATTTGACAACTCAGGATTCCTTTCATAG
- the LOC110637519 gene encoding transcription factor SPEECHLESS: MSDSFSDFLEEPEFADTNLDGDDLFAIFESLDSVTEFPPVTPSDEVVVSSKKREERTRLVSQKSSSSSALLESETEIETSPKSKRQKTTAASSEEVVNPDGQQKMSHITVERNRRKQMNEHLSVLRSLMPCFYVKRGDQASIIGGVVDYINELQQVLQSLEAKKQRKVYSEVLSPRLVSSPRPSPLSPRKPPLSPRLNLPISPRTPQPGSPYRPRLQQGYLSPTMVSSLEPSPTSSSSSINDNINELVANSKSAIAAVEVKFSGPNVLLKTVSPRIPGQAVKIISALEDLSLEILQVSMNTVDETMLKSFTIKIGIECQLSAEELAQQIQQTFC; this comes from the exons ATGAGTGACAGTTTTTCTGATTTTTTGGAAGAACCTGAATTTGCCGACACTAACTTGGACGGAGACGATCTCTTCGCTATTTTTGAGAGCTTAGATAGCGTAACCGAGTTCCCCCCAGTTACACCATCGGATGAAGTTGTTGTAAGctcaaaaaaaagagaagaaaggacGAGGCTGGTGTCTCAGAAGTCATCATCTTCTAGTGCTCTGCTCGAGTCTGAGACTGAGATCGAAACTTCTCCAAAGAGCAAGAGACAAAAGACCACAGCAGCTTCTTCAGAGGAAGTGGTAAACCCAGACGGGCAACAAAAGATGTCTCATATTACAGTGGAGCGCAACCGGAGAAAACAAATGAACGAGCACTTGTCTGTCTTAAGATCACTCATGCCATGCTTCTATGTCAAGAGA GGAGACCAAGCATCAATAATTGGAGGTGTTGTTGATTACATCAATGAGTTGCAGCAAGTTCTACAATCCCTTGAGGCCAAGAAGCAAAGAAAAGTTTACAGTGAAGTACTTAGCCCTAGGCTAGTCTCAAGTCCAAGACCCTCACCACTTAGCCCTAGAAaaccaccactgagtcctagactCAATTTACCTATAAGCCCAAGAACCCCACAACCAGGCAGCCCCTACAGACCTAGGTTACAGCAAGGCTACCTCTCCCCCACCATGGTCAGTTCGCTGGAACCATCTCCAACTTCGTCTTCTTCCTCCATAAATGACAATATCAACGAACTGGTTGCAAATTCCAAGTCTGCCATTGCCGCTGTGGAGGTTAAATTCTCTGGCCCAAACGTTCTATTGAAAACAGTATCTCCCAGGATTCCTGGTCAAGCTGTGAAGATCATTTCTGCCCTGGAAGATCTCTCGCTAGAGATCCTTCAAGTGAGCATGAACACTGTAGACGAGACCATGCTTAAATCCTTCACCATCAAG ATTGGAATTGAATGCCAACTTAGTGCAGAGGAGCTCGCTCAACAAATCCAGCAAACATTCTGCTAA